The genomic DNA gagcacaccaagctttttcgaggataatttagccttaccctctagatggccacggatatggacgtcgctcgaaatgttgatgccaagtatcccaattctaataccgggttaaacacgcagacctgtgtcttagtatggttaaactggaacaaattaagttcaccccaatctgagattctccgcaaagaagtctcgatttcagacacaagacgttttcccgagaaatgttagcgcggccggtataataggcatcacctgtgctgtcatctgcataacAGTGAATGCCGCTGATATACAACATATCATttgatatggaggaggaacaaggtaggtgatagcacgcagccttgagggacacctgcgtttacagacagaaaGTCGGAGCAtaccccgtcgacaacgaccttaatgcttctgtctgcaaggaagcagtagacccattcgcacaatttctcgggaagaccttaggaagaaagcttcgaaagaagcgctttatgccaaacccggtcgaaggctttcgccgcgtccaagctaactaccaacgcttcccccttagattcgatcgcctgtgcccaacggtgtgtcaggtaaaccagaagatccccagcccatcgacctttacgaaaaccgtattgtcggtcattgagtagttggtgatcttctaggtaccgcaagagcgggcagttaataatggattccattattttcgagaagaggaaGTTATagctatcggtctgtagttggacggatttgttctatcgcctttttagggttccgtagccaaatggcaaaaaacggaacccttatagattcgtcatgtctgtctgtctgtccttccgtccgtccgtccgtatgtcacagccatttatttccgaaactgttgggcctacatagttgaaactttgaaggttgatgtatttcggtaaccgctattcgaattttgaataaaattgaatacttaaatttaaaaattaaaagggggcactccatacatggaactgatccaaaaaaacatttttttcagctaacatatccataatgggtgtctatggataggtctttaaaaaagacattaaggttcttaaaaccTACCTACCTCacgcctacccccatgggagacaggcgtgaggttatgtatgtatgtatgttcttaaaaccaattttcgtcaaaattaaccgtttgaaagttagacgcttctaaagtggaaaaatgagtgtccccccccctctaacttttaaaataagagaaggagaaaacaaaaataaatatatgctgtagatttcaatagaaactaacaacgaaaaatggtttgaaccagatatcattattagtttttaagaaataaaacattttcaaaaaccgcaaatataactttgtcgttcatacaaacactatgtaaaaccaagtaattttacaacttttatattatgatgtcatctacttgctgttacggaatccttcatgggcgagtccgactcgcacttggccggtttttttagggatcggatggaccaaggccgtcttccatgatttcgggactacgcctaaagagtaagctcattttattcggtccaaatttgtacagtcgactctatctaaaggttccctctcggggtaggaccactcgttaaaggttccatccccactatcacttcTTCGATCtcttctccgatctctagttgcgaaaaaaatataaaatggttgaaatatttacaaaatatttttattatttattgtttaaaatttgccgccccctaaaaagtgccgcccggggcgggccgcccctgccgcccccactacgctacgccactgataAAACTTATCCAACACTTACTACTTTCATACTTCACTAACGTACCTGAACATTGCCGTATTCTAATTCGACTGCTCATCTCTTCTGATCCTAAATTGGCGATACATGTACATATTACTACTTTAatgttttacttacattttttaacatcttgataattatatttcgtACAAGTCTACAAGTGCCAACTGTTGAGCAAATACCTCTTTCCACGCGGTATACGGTTTAAGTCCATAGCTACCGAGTTtgattaaaattagtttatcaatattatgaaggaataaaaaatatatttacactaACCACTACGACCTTAAGAAATGCATGTTTGTGCCCATCAGGGGGAGGGAGAAGAGGTCTTTTTATTAGATGTGGAACGTCGCCGACATGTAATATACCTactcattatattttaaaccttttGTCCGCCAGTGTCATGTAGATGACAAACCAAATAGTGCCACCGTCGCTACTACATGACACACGTTTAAACGTAAATAAAGCtttcttttttgtttcgtttactGATGatgtttgttaattatattaactGATCATATTTCGTCTTTACataaatgatgataaaaatacaaaaaactttGCATTTGGAAATGGCGGCCAAAAGGTAGCAGTTGATACTTTGCATCAAAGTAACAATTTCATTAACTGGTTTATTTTCAGCTGGGACGATGAAACATTCTTCGTTCGCACTTCCGCTTGTTTCGTATATTCAGTACAATCCCGTGGCGACGCCTGAACGAAACACGGGAATGTGCTTActgttattgtaaaatgtagTTAGTACACGCTACACGGCCAGAGGGACTGAGCGCCCTCTTATATTTATAATCTCCtgataataagtattattgtactagaaataaaacacatttattggAATCAGtcttttatatttcattctCCCAAATTGCATtgtctttttaaccgacttagaAAAAAGAAAGTTCTTAGTTTAACCTATATGTAAAAGTTCATAGTTTAACCGATTATGATGCGCTTTTCAGAAAAATGATGGTTACACTTAGGAGcacgatttaaaataatactcgCCTTCAAAAAGAGAAAGTTAAAGTCGTACGAGTCGAGCCTACATCggttactgaaaattatttttattgaatgttaTGTAGTATAGCTTTTCGGCAGAGAACACTGTGCGCTGTCACTGTCAGCTGTCgtaaaaagtaatttgacaCTGACGTAGGCTCGTACGGCGAGCGTGCCGACTGTCAGACAGACGTCAGTGTCGCGCCGGCCAGTCATCAGTCGCTGTTATCACTCGCAAGTGGCGTTCTAAACAAAGCGGctgtgttttgttattgttagccGACTGACTGCTGGCTGGCCACTCCTCCTGCTCGTACACAGCGCAGTATCCCCGACACCGGGCTACAGTCGGACAGGCCGCACGCCGCGCAGCGCCCTCACTGACCTTCACGTGCCAGAGGTAAGTGACCGCCGGACGTTCAGGTTGTTGACTTTTCGCAAAAGCcaaatttttattacctaacattATCGGGCATCCTAACAAGTTCCATAAAATGCATCACATTAATAACTGCGGCACAAGAAAATGTAAAGGATCTTAATATAATTGTCTACAAAATATCGGCATTTTCACACAATACTTAGAAATAACTTCAAGCTAGGTCGCCGGGCACCACGTAGTTCCTGCAATCAAGCTACACCACTGCCCAGAAATCGTCACCACATGAACTACACACGTACCcatattaaattagtatttagttttCTTAGTTGGGAATAAACTTATTACTTAGGtcgtacttttattatttattaattcaaagTACAAACATATCCTCTTATATCTATCTACACATACGAAGAATATAAACAGAAGTGGTAGAGTCGTTAAGGAAAACGTCAGCAAATAAATGAcctaatgtaggtacatacctacgtaAGTTACCTAGTAATATTTTGAACGCAAGTTACCTAGATATGTCCCGGGGGTGTCAATAACTCAATCATAAAATTAGGGCGGCATTCCATTGTCATGGACGAACTACGAGTGCTCGACACGCCGATCCTGTGCAGAGATAACGCCACCTACCCATTTTATAATTGTACTATCTGCACAATATTACGTATTACGTATTAATATGTCTATACTGGGcagattgttgtttttattaatatttaggtCGACGGCACCTTATCACCAgcactttgtttgtttgtacagcAATCGTAAACAGTAGGTACTCGCCGGCTAGAGGGCGACTGCGCGAGGCTCGCACCTACTTACAGTTCAATGATACTCGCGCCTAGTTATCAACGGACTCTACAGTTGCGGATTCTTGCTAAAAACTTGTCTAAAGTCAAAATCTTGCGCTTTATATAATTGTAACGAAACAAAAAGCATACCTAGTTTAAAGTTTTACTATGTATAACTTACTATAACTTAATacttaaacaaagaaaaaataaaaattccctCCATAAGGCGTGAAAGAAGCACTtgatatagataaaataaaaaactgtcgGGCGGGTGCGATAACAAACATACAcccgacacccagacccagaacaacaatttatggatcatgCAGAGTTGGGTCGTTCGGGTATCGAATCCACAGTTCATTGCACGGCATccgccgcgccaaccgtgccGTCAATAGATGTCAGCAGATTCCATTCAAAATGTACCTAATCACATCTGTCAAACGTCGATACTTTGTCAATagaaaaactagcttctgctagcggcttcacccgcgttcccgtgggatgcAATGTGCACATGTTTATTagtccagaccataatctaatttttgtttcaaatttcatctcgattccttcagccgCATTGACGtgaagtaacaaacatacaaacttacgcaattataatattagtacctatAGCAGCGAGGATATCGAAGTTGATAACGTACTGAAGAAGTTTCTTGTATAGGTAGCTACAGTGTCGCCAGCTCGCATGACATTCAATTggaatgcaattttttttttttttttgagggtggaaatcatccaatcttatcagaatcttactgactaaaaaccaccccgtccctacttctgcccttcgagccggatctccggtaaacccgctaggtagtccggatctggggggcctactctaattcaaggaaaaacaaagtttcgtccgaaacttcgcagattgcatactaggattctatttattgcgaactttcgtgaacaaaaatgaacgaatgaaatgaagaaaaataaatagggttttatatgaaattaaaaataatttattttaagtaattctattagtaaatcaataaaacctacgcccgtagattaaacgaaacttcgcattcgagaaccggagtagcccttcaggtatcagccctactaggccccatctgtggtggtctgatggctttttgaggcgcACGCttaacgcgacgcgccgcacgtaCGGGTCTGGTTAATGTGTTAATGAAAACTGTAATTGAATGTTTCATAGAGTCGTACGAGTGGCGAAGTAGTTCAGCAGCCGTAGCGCGACAGAGCCATGCGTTTGATTATATTGGAAGACGCCAGCGTGGTGGCGGACTGGGCGGCGCGCTTCGTGCTGCAGCGCATCACGCAGTTCGCGCCCGGGCCCGGCCGACACTTCGTGCTGGGGCTGCCCACCGGGGGCACGCCGCTCGGCATGTACCGCCGCCTCATCGACTTCTACAAGGAGGGGCGCATCTCCTTCAAGTACGTCACCACCTTCAACATGGACGAGTACGTCGGTTAGTACGTCACCCATCTCGACCAAAGTTACTGCGTTATGGTCATACGTACAAGGTCATAGCCATAAACTGCAGTAGTCCTACTAGTACAATGTGTTGCGGCAGGTCTGCCGCGCGACCACCCGGAGTCGTATCACTACTACATGTGGAACGAGTTCTTCAAGCACGTGGACATCGAGCCCAGCAACGCGCACGTGCTGGACGGGAACGCGCCCGACCTCGTGGCCGAGTGCAAGCGGTTCGAGGACCTCATCGCGGCCGCCGGCGGCGTGCACCTCTTCATCGGAGGTACAGCTCGACGCTACCGACTGCTGCCTGGTCCAGGCCGCGGTACAGTATTACAGCGGTGCGCTTTGTGCAGGCATCGGGCCGGACGGACACATCGCGTTCAACGAGCCCGGCTCCTCGCTCGTGTCGCGGACGCGCGTCAAGACGCTGGCCTACGACACGCTCGAGGCCAACAAGCGCTTCTTCGGCAATGATATCAGCAAAGTGCCGCGCCAGGCACTCACTGTCGGCGTCGGGACTGTCATGGATGCTAAAgaggtttattatttacataattttttatagctttattcagagttgtatattatgtaaacacCCATTCCTAACAAGCTCTTAAATATTTCCTTCTGGCGTTCCGGTCCGGTTAACATGAATCTTGCAAGTCTTGTAACTGCAAAGTAACGTTTGGCGCGCGACTAGGGATTAGTTCGTTGCGTTGCACGTCTCCCAAGTAATGGGATATGCTTTAATCACGTTACTTCTTCTGGTGTACTtgtgtttagtcagtaacaaGTGTCGGTTTCCTGTTGCGGCGCAGGTGATGATACTGATCACGGGCGCGCACAAGTCGCTGGCGCTGGCCAAGGCGGTGGAGGAGGGCGTGAACCACATGTGGACCGTGTCGGCCTTCCAGCAGCACGCGCAGGCGCTGTTCGTGTGCGACGAGGACGCCACGCTCGAGCTGCGCGTCAAGACCGTCAAGTACTTCAAGGTACGTACCGCGGGGCGGCGCCGGCCGGGCGGCGCGGGCCCCACGCTAGTCACGGAGTGTGTGTGCAGGCGCTGAGCGAGGAGCACCAGCGGATGATCGCCGGCGTGCCCGTGCACGAGCAGCGTGTGCTGCACTGACCGCCGGCGTGCCCGTGCACGAGCAGCGTGTGCTGCACTGACCGCCGGCGTGCCCGTGCTGCACTGACCGCCGGCGTGCCCGTGCACGAGCAGCGTGTGCTGCACTGACCGCCGGCGTGCCCGTGCACGAGCAGCGTGTGCTGCACTGACCGCCGGCGTGCCCGTGCACGAGCAGCGTGTGCTGCACTGACCGCCGGCGTGCCCGTGCACGAGCAGCGTGTGCTGCACTGACCGCCGGCGTGCCCGTGCACGAGCAGCGTGTGCTGCACTGACCGCCCGCACCGCCTGCACTGCGCCGCGACACCGCCGCACCGTACTCGTCACGCGTAACTTATATACATACACACCACATAGGCACTATTACACTTTAAAAGTTATCGTATACTTACAGAATACGATAAAACTTCATAACTTTCGTGCCTTATCTGGTCGAATTAAGATTGATGAGCCGCAGTAGCGGTGCAGTAAGTAGTGTCGCGGTGCAGTAGCGGTGCAGTAGTGGTGCAGTAGTGCCGCGCTAGTAACGTGTGGCGGTTGTTGCAGAGCCTCATGGTGGAGCACAACAAGCTGCTCGAGATCCTCGCGCGGTGACTCGCCGGACCTCGGGACCAAACCATTTCCActctatattataatataatatgtaatataatatcaataaggtattttcattaataaaataaacattgtttcatataccttactttttaattactaactttaatacttattta from Spodoptera frugiperda isolate SF20-4 chromosome 9, AGI-APGP_CSIRO_Sfru_2.0, whole genome shotgun sequence includes the following:
- the LOC118271259 gene encoding glucosamine-6-phosphate isomerase isoform X2; the protein is MRLIILEDASVVADWAARFVLQRITQFAPGPGRHFVLGLPTGGTPLGMYRRLIDFYKEGRISFKYVTTFNMDEYVGLPRDHPESYHYYMWNEFFKHVDIEPSNAHVLDGNAPDLVAECKRFEDLIAAAGGVHLFIGGIGPDGHIAFNEPGSSLVSRTRVKTLAYDTLEANKRFFGNDISKVPRQALTVGVGTVMDAKEVMILITGAHKSLALAKAVEEGVNHMWTVSAFQQHAQALFVCDEDATLELRVKTVKYFKALSEEHQRMIAGVPVHEQRVLH
- the LOC118271259 gene encoding glucosamine-6-phosphate isomerase isoform X3 yields the protein MRLIILEDASVVADWAARFVLQRITQFAPGPGRHFVLGLPTGGTPLGMYRRLIDFYKEGRISFKYVTTFNMDEYVGLPRDHPESYHYYMWNEFFKHVDIEPSNAHVLDGNAPDLVAECKRFEDLIAAAGGVHLFIGGIGPDGHIAFNEPGSSLVSRTRVKTLAYDTLEANKRFFGNDISKVPRQALTVGVGTVMDAKEVMILITGAHKSLALAKAVEEGVNHMWTVSAFQQHAQALFVCDEDATLELRVKTVKYFKALSEEHQRMIAGVPVHEQRVLH
- the LOC118271259 gene encoding glucosamine-6-phosphate isomerase isoform X1, coding for MRLIILEDASVVADWAARFVLQRITQFAPGPGRHFVLGLPTGGTPLGMYRRLIDFYKEGRISFKYVTTFNMDEYVGLPRDHPESYHYYMWNEFFKHVDIEPSNAHVLDGNAPDLVAECKRFEDLIAAAGGVHLFIGGIGPDGHIAFNEPGSSLVSRTRVKTLAYDTLEANKRFFGNDISKVPRQALTVGVGTVMDAKEVMILITGAHKSLALAKAVEEGVNHMWTVSAFQQHAQALFVCDEDATLELRVKTVKYFKALSEEHQRMIAGVPVHEQRVLH
- the LOC118271259 gene encoding glucosamine-6-phosphate isomerase isoform X6, giving the protein MRLIILEDASVVADWAARFVLQRITQFAPGPGRHFVLGLPTGGTPLGMYRRLIDFYKEGRISFKYVTTFNMDEYVGLPRDHPESYHYYMWNEFFKHVDIEPSNAHVLDGNAPDLVAECKRFEDLIAAAGGVHLFIGGIGPDGHIAFNEPGSSLVSRTRVKTLAYDTLEANKRFFGNDISKVPRQALTVGVGTVMDAKEVMILITGAHKSLALAKAVEEGVNHMWTVSAFQQHAQALFVCDEDATLELRVKTVKYFKSLMVEHNKLLEILAR